A part of Polynucleobacter sp. MG-Unter2-18 genomic DNA contains:
- a CDS encoding haloacid dehalogenase type II produces the protein MYKLIAFDAYGTLFDVYSMGQLAEELFPGHGQALALMWRDRQIEYTRLVTMSDPNPNGSKYYLPFWELTIRSLRYVCKRMNLNLTPEYEKQLMDQYAKLTGFEDSLSVLKTIKEKAISTAILSNGSKDMLATVVDSNGLKPYLDKVVTVEDIHLFKTAPQAYELLLKAFPIKKEEVLFVSSNAWDALAAKWFGFDVFWVNRLGHPFEEIGERPNYEGSYLTKVLEVI, from the coding sequence ATGTACAAGTTAATTGCCTTTGACGCCTATGGAACATTGTTCGACGTTTACTCCATGGGTCAGTTGGCTGAAGAATTATTTCCAGGGCATGGCCAAGCACTTGCTTTGATGTGGCGCGATCGTCAAATTGAGTACACCCGCTTAGTGACGATGAGCGACCCCAACCCAAATGGGAGCAAGTACTATCTCCCATTTTGGGAGCTAACCATTCGTTCATTGCGTTATGTTTGCAAGCGGATGAATTTGAATCTCACACCAGAATATGAAAAGCAACTGATGGATCAATATGCCAAGCTAACTGGTTTTGAAGATAGCTTGAGTGTTCTTAAGACCATTAAAGAAAAAGCTATTTCTACGGCTATATTGTCTAACGGCAGCAAAGATATGCTCGCTACTGTAGTGGACAGTAACGGCCTGAAGCCTTATTTAGATAAAGTGGTGACAGTAGAAGACATCCATTTATTTAAAACTGCTCCGCAAGCCTATGAGCTTCTTTTAAAAGCATTTCCAATTAAAAAAGAAGAGGTTCTTTTTGTATCGAGTAATGCTTGGGATGCGCTAGCTGCCAAGTGGTTCGGTTTTGATGTATTTTGGGTCAATCGCCTAGGTCACCCCTTTGAAGAAATTGGTGAGAGACCAAATTATGAAGGTAGCTACTTAACCAAAGTCTTGGAAGTAATTTAA
- a CDS encoding alpha/beta fold hydrolase, whose translation MKWLFSICALACFNFATAQTITPILIEADVGRESGVFSKSPVVQRAILLKPSIPSDTALLFYRGWSGIANIKTEHDWKRNLNYLQNNTDLFAQAGIAIVVMDCPSDENKIAPGNTPLACNDDYRSSTKHADDVRKIMAVLKEKYGITKFFVMGHSYGTISSKWLAKNLGNEIQGSIHSAAMTHANSRNRAYGYSVESFDMGALKASALNVHHQDDQCVHTPYATVAAYSKNNLVTVKGGEGTGDVCGGTHLHSMGGREEATSRAVIQWIKTGQIQFIVGE comes from the coding sequence ATGAAATGGCTATTTAGTATTTGTGCCTTAGCTTGTTTTAACTTTGCGACAGCCCAAACAATAACCCCTATTCTCATAGAGGCCGATGTTGGTAGGGAGTCTGGAGTTTTTTCAAAATCTCCGGTTGTTCAAAGAGCAATTCTTCTGAAACCCTCAATACCATCAGATACAGCATTACTTTTTTATCGCGGCTGGTCTGGTATTGCCAATATCAAGACAGAACATGATTGGAAAAGAAACTTAAATTACTTACAAAATAATACTGATCTGTTTGCTCAAGCAGGTATAGCCATTGTTGTGATGGATTGCCCAAGCGATGAAAATAAAATAGCCCCAGGCAACACTCCACTAGCTTGTAATGATGATTATCGATCTTCCACAAAGCATGCCGACGATGTTAGAAAAATAATGGCCGTCTTAAAGGAAAAATATGGAATTACTAAGTTTTTTGTCATGGGCCATAGCTATGGAACTATCTCATCAAAATGGCTCGCTAAAAATTTAGGAAATGAAATTCAGGGAAGCATTCATTCAGCAGCCATGACGCATGCAAATTCTCGAAATCGAGCATATGGATACTCTGTAGAGTCATTTGATATGGGTGCATTAAAGGCATCCGCACTAAATGTTCATCACCAAGATGACCAATGCGTTCATACTCCTTACGCAACAGTGGCAGCATATTCAAAGAATAATCTAGTAACAGTAAAAGGTGGTGAAGGTACGGGAGATGTTTGTGGTGGAACTCACCTGCATTCAATGGGCGGCAGGGAAGAGGCTACCTCAAGGGCGGTCATTCAGTGGATAAAAACGGGTCAAATTCAATTCATTGTTGGGGAATAG
- a CDS encoding patatin-like phospholipase family protein, whose translation MTQSSRRNFLKTSAVGAVAISSASGVMADAAKAQSTHPKSNIQIKADEISNKLFADDGLSLPIATKPTVSKLAKGLDRTMVLGGGGEYYIAWYCGFFHGLIEAGLDMTQLPEMVVGTSAGSYMGSSLLSGEFTRLRTEFDFFGKFPDIFAKIAPLTKPNISQMRADLINMSATDGSIETRKIIGNAALAANNKLNGDHVERLVALLTGDSKKDWPTGRMFTTGIDCYTGERIVVGQQVARKNGIPLAHGAAASSSLPGVAGPTLLGQRYVMDGGICSNPAHVDLVAGSKRALVITLTDGVTGAILTTIPHPVAQNIEDIKATGTKVKWIVAGTPKGVDLLDPKQIAGALRNGYDRSKIEAPKIKEFWA comes from the coding sequence ATGACGCAATCTTCACGCCGTAATTTTTTAAAAACTTCCGCTGTTGGTGCTGTGGCCATTAGTAGTGCTTCAGGAGTCATGGCTGATGCAGCTAAAGCGCAGTCAACGCACCCAAAGTCAAATATTCAAATTAAGGCCGATGAAATATCTAATAAATTATTTGCCGATGATGGCTTGTCATTGCCAATAGCGACCAAACCAACGGTTTCAAAATTAGCAAAAGGCCTCGATCGAACAATGGTGCTCGGTGGCGGCGGAGAATATTACATTGCTTGGTATTGCGGATTCTTTCATGGCCTTATTGAGGCCGGGCTAGATATGACCCAACTTCCTGAAATGGTAGTGGGCACCTCTGCTGGATCTTATATGGGCTCATCACTACTCTCGGGCGAATTTACACGCCTACGAACCGAGTTTGATTTCTTTGGGAAGTTCCCCGATATTTTTGCCAAGATTGCACCTTTAACTAAGCCCAATATAAGTCAGATGAGGGCTGACCTAATTAATATGAGTGCAACCGATGGGAGCATAGAGACGCGCAAAATAATCGGCAATGCGGCTTTAGCGGCTAACAATAAATTAAACGGCGATCACGTTGAAAGACTAGTTGCATTATTAACAGGCGATAGTAAAAAAGATTGGCCTACAGGTCGGATGTTCACAACAGGTATTGATTGCTATACAGGCGAACGCATTGTTGTAGGGCAACAAGTTGCTAGAAAAAATGGCATTCCCTTGGCGCATGGTGCAGCAGCAAGTAGCTCCTTGCCAGGGGTAGCAGGACCAACATTATTGGGCCAACGTTACGTTATGGATGGGGGAATTTGCTCAAATCCAGCCCATGTGGATTTGGTTGCTGGCTCAAAAAGAGCTCTGGTCATTACCTTGACTGATGGGGTGACGGGTGCAATTCTCACTACCATTCCTCATCCCGTTGCTCAAAATATTGAAGACATTAAGGCGACCGGTACAAAAGTAAAGTGGATAGTTGCCGGCACCCCTAAGGGTGTTGACTTGCTTGACCCAAAACAAATTGCTGGTGCTTTGCGTAACGGCTACGATCGATCAAAAATTGAGGCGCCAAAAATAAAAGAATTCTGGGCATAG
- a CDS encoding DUF6803 family protein: protein MNMTHYMELLAVNQPWNLIIFMAIPIILAETLAITELYLLFTRKFDGAVYYLNRFSGIAVGVYFVGIIYYIVTNAIIPITQAGEWRTVIDVIAVSTYVIAGLPLIWIALQEFGLVNRALDQMGKLKIHAICVALFLVFGHIAMIAGMLDPSILGYKSANPHQMGGNSDHEFCHPDGHGDMMKQHQKMIDGQMPMNNKGHNH, encoded by the coding sequence ATGAACATGACCCACTACATGGAGTTATTGGCTGTTAATCAGCCTTGGAATTTAATTATCTTTATGGCCATCCCAATCATCTTGGCAGAGACTTTAGCTATCACTGAGCTATATCTACTCTTTACTCGCAAGTTCGATGGTGCTGTTTATTACCTCAATCGCTTTTCTGGGATTGCTGTGGGCGTTTATTTTGTTGGAATCATTTACTACATTGTGACTAACGCCATTATTCCCATTACACAGGCAGGCGAGTGGAGAACAGTGATTGATGTAATCGCTGTTAGTACTTATGTCATCGCAGGATTGCCGCTGATCTGGATTGCCCTACAAGAGTTTGGTTTAGTTAATCGAGCGCTAGATCAAATGGGTAAGTTAAAGATTCATGCGATATGCGTTGCCTTGTTCTTGGTATTTGGACACATCGCCATGATCGCCGGCATGCTTGATCCAAGTATTCTGGGATACAAAAGCGCTAACCCTCATCAAATGGGTGGCAACTCGGATCATGAGTTTTGCCATCCTGATGGGCATGGCGACATGATGAAACAACATCAGAAAATGATCGACGGTCAGATGCCAATGAATAATAAGGGCCATAATCACTAA
- a CDS encoding DUF3147 family protein, with protein MAWIITKYLLTAGMVVFISEAAKRSDRLGGFIAALPLMTLLTLVWLYVENQPEEKIANHAYYTFWYVIPTLPMFLLFPYLLPRLGFWMAMGTCVMATVIFFGLFALLMKNFGIDLL; from the coding sequence ATGGCTTGGATTATTACTAAGTATCTCCTAACAGCAGGAATGGTTGTGTTCATCTCTGAGGCAGCTAAACGCAGTGATAGGTTAGGCGGCTTTATTGCGGCATTGCCATTAATGACTCTTCTAACACTTGTATGGCTGTATGTAGAAAACCAACCCGAAGAGAAGATAGCTAATCACGCTTATTACACCTTCTGGTATGTGATTCCAACATTGCCAATGTTTCTGCTGTTCCCATATTTACTTCCAAGGCTGGGGTTTTGGATGGCTATGGGGACATGCGTAATGGCGACAGTTATCTTTTTTGGCTTATTCGCTTTGCTGATGAAAAACTTTGGAATTGATTTGCTCTAA
- a CDS encoding Dps family protein: MSTKIDIGINEKDRKAIAKGLSELLADSYSLYLMTHNFHWNVKGQMFNTLHTMFMAQYTEQWAALDLIAERIRALGEPAPGTYKEFSKLTSIKEVEGVPKAMDMVRHLVKAQEATAKTARKLFPLVDKANDQPSADLLTQRQDIHEKTAWMLRSLLEE; the protein is encoded by the coding sequence ATGAGCACAAAAATAGATATTGGCATTAACGAAAAAGATCGAAAAGCCATTGCCAAAGGACTATCAGAGCTTTTAGCTGACAGCTACTCCTTATATTTGATGACACATAACTTCCATTGGAATGTGAAGGGCCAGATGTTCAACACCCTTCACACGATGTTCATGGCTCAATATACGGAGCAGTGGGCGGCGCTCGATTTAATCGCAGAGCGCATCAGAGCACTCGGGGAGCCAGCACCTGGCACTTATAAAGAGTTCTCAAAACTGACCTCAATCAAAGAAGTTGAAGGGGTGCCAAAGGCAATGGATATGGTGAGGCATCTTGTTAAGGCTCAAGAAGCTACAGCAAAAACTGCTCGTAAACTTTTTCCCTTGGTTGATAAAGCAAATGATCAACCCTCAGCAGATCTTCTGACTCAACGACAAGATATCCATGAGAAAACTGCCTGGATGCTAAGAAGTCTATTGGAGGAGTAA
- a CDS encoding DM13 domain-containing protein yields the protein MNKLNILFLSVFLLLPISASAQLLDAIRGHAQDIKSRFEDNQKVEGEILKRGQIDKNAKGQDLIHNSSGEWSLVKVGNQLFLQSSDDFKSSPGPDYHIYISSKPAIKDNDEFSSQQIEVSRIKKPNGAAFYLLKTQNSEDINSMLIWCKQFKEYIGSADLRPAK from the coding sequence ATGAATAAATTAAATATCCTCTTTTTAAGCGTTTTCTTGCTACTTCCAATTTCAGCAAGCGCCCAGCTTCTCGACGCAATCCGTGGTCACGCACAAGATATTAAGTCACGTTTTGAAGACAATCAAAAAGTTGAAGGCGAAATCCTCAAGCGAGGACAAATTGATAAAAACGCTAAGGGACAAGATTTGATCCACAACTCTTCTGGTGAGTGGTCGTTAGTTAAAGTTGGTAATCAATTGTTTTTACAATCCAGTGATGACTTTAAGTCTAGTCCTGGGCCGGACTATCACATCTATATCAGTAGCAAGCCTGCCATTAAAGATAATGATGAGTTTAGCTCTCAACAGATTGAAGTCAGTCGCATTAAAAAGCCCAATGGCGCCGCATTCTATCTTTTAAAAACACAAAATTCAGAAGATATAAACAGCATGCTGATTTGGTGTAAACAATTTAAAGAGTACATCGGATCGGCTGATTTACGCCCAGCAAAGTAA
- a CDS encoding superoxide dismutase family protein: protein MIKKAALLIGTVSILSLVACQSMEHGTGQKASATLDSRSGSNTKGTVNFVWQGHDVLVTGNFSGLKPNAEQGFHVHEKGDCSSPDATSAGGHFNPDTKSHGMPGSGSSHAGDMPNIKSDANGNAVYSAKLSGFAVNNGPTGILGRSVVVHRDPDDYKSQPAGNSGPRIACGLIK, encoded by the coding sequence ATGATTAAAAAAGCTGCTCTATTAATTGGCACTGTATCCATTTTGTCGTTGGTGGCTTGTCAGTCCATGGAACATGGTACTGGTCAAAAAGCATCGGCTACCCTGGATTCCCGTTCAGGCTCAAATACAAAAGGAACGGTTAATTTTGTATGGCAAGGCCATGATGTGCTGGTTACAGGAAATTTTTCTGGTTTGAAACCAAATGCTGAACAAGGGTTTCATGTTCATGAAAAAGGGGATTGTTCCTCGCCAGATGCCACTAGCGCAGGCGGGCATTTCAACCCAGACACAAAATCACATGGTATGCCAGGAAGTGGCTCAAGTCATGCTGGCGATATGCCAAATATAAAATCAGATGCGAATGGTAATGCGGTTTATTCGGCAAAGTTAAGTGGATTTGCTGTTAATAATGGACCGACTGGAATATTAGGAAGATCCGTTGTTGTTCATCGCGATCCTGATGACTATAAATCTCAACCAGCTGGAAATTCAGGACCAAGAATCGCATGTGGCTTGATTAAGTAG
- a CDS encoding DUF5522 domain-containing protein — MLSIEELHRLACENRQDTYIDPASGYLVLTSQAHLKRGTCCGNRCRHCPFEYINVPKGD; from the coding sequence ATGTTAAGCATAGAAGAGCTCCATCGCCTTGCCTGTGAAAATAGACAAGATACCTATATTGATCCAGCTTCAGGATATTTGGTTCTTACTAGTCAAGCCCATTTAAAGCGGGGTACATGCTGTGGTAACCGCTGTCGTCATTGTCCCTTTGAATACATCAATGTACCAAAGGGGGATTGA
- a CDS encoding GNAT family N-acetyltransferase, whose amino-acid sequence MLTTEFLSSDQYSKYGSWLKAQDPQTLHDYFGHSMRKKSIDNLVKQFAGDPKNNHFLVAKIDGKWAGTIHIASRGTEVEFGVIVSPKYRKQGIADTMMDEAITWARNRYYQDLFMHCISWNRPIKKLCQKHGLVPRNMMGDSEANLQLEPPTPATFFKEQMIVAKRNWLSMFPFQQFGLALRGWRYGPS is encoded by the coding sequence ATGCTAACGACCGAGTTTCTCTCTAGTGATCAGTATTCAAAATATGGATCTTGGTTAAAAGCCCAAGATCCACAAACTCTTCATGACTACTTTGGTCATTCAATGCGTAAGAAATCCATTGATAACCTAGTCAAACAGTTTGCAGGCGATCCTAAAAATAACCATTTTTTAGTCGCAAAGATCGATGGCAAGTGGGCGGGTACCATTCATATTGCTTCGCGCGGGACTGAAGTTGAGTTTGGTGTCATTGTGAGCCCCAAATATCGCAAGCAAGGTATTGCCGATACTATGATGGATGAAGCTATCACATGGGCTCGCAATCGCTACTATCAAGATCTTTTCATGCATTGCATCAGTTGGAATAGGCCCATTAAGAAACTATGCCAAAAACATGGCTTAGTACCTCGCAATATGATGGGTGATTCAGAGGCGAACTTACAACTAGAGCCGCCCACACCGGCGACATTTTTCAAAGAACAAATGATTGTTGCCAAGCGCAATTGGCTATCGATGTTTCCATTTCAGCAGTTTGGCCTAGCTTTGAGGGGATGGCGGTATGGACCGTCCTGA
- the phaZ gene encoding polyhydroxyalkanoate depolymerase has protein sequence MLYLLQNTIASSIRPMRQSLRIVRATLNSAANPFINTELHKSNLAWLDVIEQLSGAHLKPEWGIHETEVNGGAVEIQDEIVLKRTYCQLVHFKKVATKLHQPKLLIVAPYSGHFATLLRGTVEAMLPEHDVYITDWLDCKNIPTNQDRFNLNDFIDYLIDFLHFLGPKTHVLAVCQPTVAALATTAIMSDWGDRCQPCSLTLIAGPIDTRVNPTKVNEFAKSHDLEWFEKNLIQPVPPPFLGMGRRVYPGFLQLNSFMAMNSDRHAISIDAMHEALVRGNEEEAHRRKAFYDEYLSVMDLTEEFYLQTIKEVFQEHSLPQGKMMSRWHQVDTKHIRKSYLMVIEGEEDDICGVGQTKAAFDITPNLPEKHKRYELIQGVGHYGTFNGAVFRRTIAPMITQFIQDADQHHEVTVSPSQVTTTGDQS, from the coding sequence ATGCTATACCTTTTGCAAAACACAATTGCTTCCAGTATTCGACCAATGCGTCAATCTCTCAGGATTGTGCGGGCTACTTTAAATAGTGCGGCCAACCCATTTATTAATACGGAACTCCATAAATCTAATCTTGCTTGGCTAGATGTCATAGAGCAATTGTCAGGCGCTCATCTCAAGCCGGAGTGGGGTATTCATGAGACTGAGGTTAATGGAGGGGCAGTTGAGATTCAAGATGAAATAGTTCTCAAGCGAACTTATTGCCAATTAGTGCATTTCAAAAAAGTAGCCACAAAATTACATCAACCAAAACTACTCATTGTTGCTCCCTATTCGGGGCACTTTGCCACCCTTTTGCGAGGTACCGTTGAGGCAATGCTACCGGAGCATGATGTTTACATTACTGATTGGTTAGATTGCAAGAACATTCCCACCAATCAAGATCGCTTTAATCTTAATGATTTCATAGACTACTTAATTGATTTCTTGCATTTCTTAGGCCCTAAGACCCATGTGTTGGCAGTGTGTCAGCCTACCGTAGCCGCCCTTGCAACTACTGCCATCATGTCAGATTGGGGTGATCGATGTCAGCCATGCTCATTAACGCTGATCGCTGGACCGATTGATACTCGAGTAAATCCAACCAAGGTTAATGAGTTTGCAAAATCTCACGATCTAGAGTGGTTTGAGAAAAATTTGATTCAACCTGTGCCACCACCATTTTTAGGCATGGGCAGAAGGGTTTATCCAGGTTTTTTACAGCTAAACAGTTTTATGGCTATGAATTCTGATCGTCATGCCATCTCAATTGATGCCATGCACGAGGCATTGGTTCGGGGAAATGAAGAAGAAGCCCATCGGCGCAAAGCTTTTTATGATGAATATCTTTCAGTGATGGATTTAACCGAAGAGTTTTATCTTCAAACCATCAAAGAAGTCTTTCAAGAACATTCCTTACCACAAGGAAAGATGATGAGCCGTTGGCATCAGGTAGATACTAAACATATTCGCAAAAGCTATTTGATGGTCATAGAAGGTGAAGAGGATGATATTTGTGGTGTTGGTCAAACGAAAGCGGCATTTGATATCACGCCAAACCTACCTGAAAAACACAAACGCTACGAGTTGATTCAAGGAGTAGGGCATTACGGAACCTTTAATGGCGCAGTGTTTCGTCGCACGATTGCCCCAATGATTACCCAATTTATTCAAGATGCTGATCAGCACCATGAAGTAACAGTTTCACCTTCCCAAGTAACTACAACAGGAGACCAATCATGA
- a CDS encoding CDGSH iron-sulfur domain-containing protein has translation MEIKTAKNEPYPVEVIKDQIYYWCTCGLSENQPFCDASHQRTDMTPLEFIATETMTVYFCGCKQSANAPLCDGTHFSL, from the coding sequence ATGGAAATAAAAACTGCCAAGAACGAGCCATATCCCGTAGAAGTCATCAAAGATCAGATTTACTATTGGTGTACTTGTGGACTGAGTGAGAACCAACCCTTTTGTGATGCATCACACCAAAGAACGGATATGACGCCGTTGGAATTTATTGCCACAGAGACCATGACTGTCTATTTCTGTGGATGCAAGCAATCAGCTAATGCGCCGCTATGTGATGGCACCCACTTCTCCCTCTAG
- a CDS encoding polymer-forming cytoskeletal protein yields the protein MFESYKSTNHHLTFTNEIGAGSTVHGSLEGNGNVCLAGHLIGDITEAADSHATLYIDKIGVLTGDLNYSNLIVAGTVKGSITVTEKMTVYPTAIIEGNIRYKTLDIHPDARVNGLLSCEGLDEAQINSSDVINFGLTKKLAR from the coding sequence ATGTTTGAATCTTATAAATCAACCAATCATCATCTTACCTTTACCAATGAGATCGGTGCGGGCTCTACTGTCCATGGCAGTCTTGAGGGTAATGGTAACGTTTGTTTAGCTGGGCACCTTATTGGCGATATTACTGAGGCGGCTGATAGTCATGCTACGCTTTATATTGATAAGATTGGAGTATTAACGGGTGACCTGAACTACAGCAATTTAATTGTTGCTGGAACAGTAAAAGGATCAATCACTGTTACTGAAAAAATGACGGTTTATCCCACAGCGATCATTGAGGGAAATATTCGCTATAAAACTTTAGATATTCATCCGGATGCTAGAGTTAATGGATTGTTGTCTTGTGAGGGTTTAGATGAGGCTCAAATCAACAGTTCGGATGTAATCAACTTTGGGCTTACTAAAAAGTTGGCTAGATAA
- a CDS encoding RodZ family helix-turn-helix domain-containing protein produces the protein MLKKKLKIDQRIIGGVLRTAREGRGLSHEELAEVVCLRKWHIKELEESDTFFTFYTMVIKIHAAKRVGKYLNLEESDYLETKTLPS, from the coding sequence ATGCTAAAGAAAAAACTGAAGATAGATCAACGCATCATAGGAGGGGTGTTAAGAACTGCCCGAGAGGGGCGGGGTTTGAGCCATGAAGAACTTGCAGAGGTTGTCTGTCTTAGAAAGTGGCATATCAAAGAGTTAGAAGAGTCAGACACTTTTTTTACCTTTTACACAATGGTAATTAAGATACACGCGGCCAAAAGAGTTGGGAAGTATTTAAATTTAGAAGAGTCTGACTATCTAGAAACAAAGACCTTACCAAGCTAA
- a CDS encoding polymer-forming cytoskeletal protein, translated as MATLPITQNQASFNSNDLVVGEGVVLNGTLEVPKTALVSGVINGDLKVRSLIVGSTGKIEGKVDCQIADIAGHVKDDLLVHELLVVRASSTISGNIFYKDIDIERGAKITGQLSML; from the coding sequence ATGGCTACATTACCAATCACTCAAAATCAAGCCTCCTTTAACAGCAATGACCTAGTCGTTGGGGAGGGCGTGGTTCTAAACGGAACCCTGGAAGTTCCCAAAACAGCTTTGGTCTCAGGAGTCATTAATGGGGATTTGAAAGTTCGATCATTAATTGTCGGAAGCACAGGCAAAATTGAGGGCAAGGTCGATTGTCAGATAGCGGATATAGCTGGGCATGTAAAGGATGATCTTCTCGTTCATGAATTGCTCGTTGTTAGAGCAAGCTCGACCATTTCTGGCAATATCTTTTATAAAGATATTGACATTGAAAGAGGCGCCAAAATTACTGGTCAACTATCTATGTTGTAA
- a CDS encoding DUF4410 domain-containing protein — translation MIKNSLKLICLCFTAILVINGCSSTVSRQDGQSRPAQTIITPSNPLGNIVVTYSEEARKKLSDNTAFSDRDLKLQIQKTLSAAKLISDNTDPKKPTLYVEVTNIRVRSIANRMFLGFMSGADYVMGNVTVKDVSGKTLDAFQISTDHYESYTVGTTNVLSWIYETFADDIRKELKNEAVVKK, via the coding sequence ATGATAAAAAATTCTTTAAAGTTAATTTGCCTTTGCTTCACAGCGATACTTGTGATCAACGGGTGCTCTTCAACAGTGAGTCGCCAAGATGGTCAAAGTAGGCCAGCCCAGACCATAATTACCCCAAGTAATCCCCTTGGCAATATTGTTGTTACGTATTCTGAAGAGGCTAGAAAAAAGCTTTCAGATAACACGGCCTTCAGCGACAGAGATCTTAAACTTCAGATTCAAAAAACATTATCTGCCGCAAAATTAATTTCCGATAATACAGACCCTAAAAAACCTACTCTTTATGTTGAAGTGACTAACATACGCGTAAGATCAATAGCTAATAGGATGTTTTTAGGCTTCATGTCGGGTGCAGATTATGTAATGGGCAATGTTACTGTAAAAGATGTGTCAGGAAAAACCTTGGACGCCTTCCAAATTTCCACGGACCATTATGAAAGTTATACAGTCGGCACAACCAATGTTTTAAGCTGGATATACGAAACATTTGCGGACGATATCCGTAAAGAACTTAAAAACGAGGCTGTTGTAAAAAAATAA
- a CDS encoding tetratricopeptide repeat protein — MANESSSSQGSPGEELFVDGMAFYTGIGKPKDDGMAAAKLLDAADLGCIKAMLASALIYFIGVGVSRNIQSASEYAHRCILAKPKDSDARICREIISGELGTHNAVKALQNLGPTSSVLSDPQDILYGKKTVEGAAQNKKLVRFAISGAGLITLATVAYFVLPIINKHADFNAGQTTLPAVPQSAVEVAPQPAPIAETVSTAISLDNIKTVIAPTQTAGLLTEMLLNNSSFIKLADAKSKIEEFPKQEKGDVKVARTLNENGLVAFRQANYIEAARVFYEASKANPADVEIINNYAYALLKSGNYPQAEQALGLVLSYAPSRTSAWANLGELYAYTLRMDAAAAAFLVGFQFSGNKEKALQFLKNTASDDPNENLRFAITKALNQLSN, encoded by the coding sequence ATGGCAAATGAATCAAGCTCTAGTCAGGGCTCTCCTGGAGAGGAGTTATTTGTGGATGGTATGGCCTTTTATACCGGTATTGGCAAACCAAAAGATGATGGCATGGCAGCCGCTAAACTATTGGATGCTGCAGACTTGGGATGCATAAAGGCCATGCTTGCTTCGGCGCTGATCTACTTTATTGGCGTGGGCGTTAGTCGCAATATTCAAAGCGCAAGTGAATATGCTCATCGGTGTATTTTAGCTAAGCCTAAAGACTCTGATGCACGAATTTGCCGTGAAATTATTAGCGGTGAATTGGGTACACACAATGCTGTTAAGGCATTACAAAATTTGGGCCCAACCTCATCGGTATTAAGTGACCCCCAAGATATTTTGTATGGAAAAAAAACTGTAGAAGGTGCGGCGCAGAATAAAAAATTAGTGCGCTTTGCGATTAGTGGCGCAGGCTTAATTACATTAGCTACAGTGGCGTATTTTGTATTGCCAATTATTAATAAACATGCCGACTTCAACGCCGGTCAAACCACCCTGCCCGCCGTACCACAGAGTGCTGTAGAAGTGGCTCCACAGCCAGCACCAATAGCAGAAACAGTATCTACAGCTATCAGCCTTGATAACATTAAGACTGTAATTGCACCAACCCAAACTGCTGGGTTATTGACTGAGATGTTATTAAATAACTCCAGCTTTATAAAATTGGCAGACGCCAAATCAAAAATTGAAGAATTTCCGAAACAAGAAAAGGGAGATGTAAAAGTAGCGAGAACATTAAATGAAAATGGCTTAGTTGCTTTTAGGCAAGCGAATTATATTGAGGCGGCAAGAGTATTTTATGAGGCTAGTAAAGCAAATCCTGCGGACGTTGAAATCATTAATAATTACGCATATGCATTATTAAAATCTGGGAATTACCCTCAGGCTGAACAGGCATTAGGGCTTGTGCTGTCATATGCACCAAGCAGAACTAGTGCCTGGGCCAATTTAGGCGAGCTTTATGCCTATACCTTACGAATGGATGCAGCCGCCGCCGCTTTCTTGGTGGGCTTCCAGTTTTCTGGAAATAAAGAAAAAGCACTTCAATTCTTAAAAAATACAGCAAGCGATGATCCGAATGAAAATTTGCGATTCGCTATAACTAAAGCATTAAATCAATTAAGTAACTAG